The genome window GTGATCTGGAAAGCAAGACCAAGAGCTTCGCCATATAGAGTCAATGCTTCAAGAACCCATGGTTCACCTTTGCCAATCAGGGCCCCCATGCGCAAGGCCGCCCGGATCAGGGCACCGGTTTTCCAGCGGTAGATCTGATTGAGCTCCTCGAGGGTCAGCTTCTTTCCCTCCGCGGCCAGATCCAACACCTGGCCGCCAATCATCCCTTGCGTACAACTGGCCGCGACCAATTCCTGCAAAGCCCGGTGGTAGGCCTGTTCGAGACCGGCCGGAATATAATTAAGCATGGTGGCGATCCCTTGGGTTAATAAGGCATCCCCTGCCAACAGGGCAATCGCTTCACCGAACACCCGATGGTTGGTGGGTTTGCCCCGGCGCAGCTCATCATCGTCCATACAAGGGAGATCATCATGGATCAAGGAATAGGCATGGATCATCTCCAACGCACATGCCGCAGGCATGGCATCTTGCCACCGTCCACCGGCCACCTCGCAGGCGATCAACACCAGCGCTCCCCGGAGCCTTTTCCCGCCGCCACAAACGCTGTAGCGCATTGCTTCATGGATAATTTCCGGGGTGCAGGAAGCACTTGGCAGGTATGAATCAAGGGCTTCTTCAATCCTTTCTTTGTAAAATTGAAGTTCCGGCAGGTTCAAACTGATTCCTCCTCCGGTTGGAATGGGGCCGTTTTAGCCATGCCGTCTTCGATGCCTAAAAGGAGTTCCACCTTGCCCTGGGCTTCGTCGAGTTTGGCATTGCAATGGCGCGCGAGAGCGATCCCTTCCTCAAATAGTTTTAAACTTTCATCCAGATTCAACTCCCCTTTTTCCAATTCGTCAATAATAAACTCCAAGCGAGCCAAGGCTTCTTCAAATGTCTTCTCCGTTATTTTTTCGCCCATGTCGTCACATCCTCTTCCACTTCTTCCACTTTGGTGCGGATTTGTCCACGGCGGAAGGTAATGCGTAATTGTTCACCCCGCGCCACCTCGGCCGCCTCCCGCACCAACCGACCATCAGTTTCCCGGAAGCATATACTGTAACCGCGGTTCAGTACCGCCAGTGGACTGACCATCTCCAACTGTTCCATCTTCCGCCGCAATTCCTTCCTTCGTTCCTCGAGCACAACCCGCATCCGGCGGACCAATTCTTCCTTTCCTTCGTCCACCTGTTGCCGTCGCGCCACGATCATCCGGTCCGGATGGCGTAAAACCGGATGAAAAGCCAACCGTTCGAGCTGGGCGCGTTTACGCGCACAGAGCCGGGAGAATAAAGCATACAGGTTATCGGTGCACAGTTTAATCCGGTTGCGCAGTTCATTGACCTCCGGAACACTAAGTTCAGCGGCCCCGGACGGTGTCGGGGCGCGCAGATCGGCCACCAGGTCGGCAATGGTAAAATCGGTTTCGTGCCCCACCGCAGAGATCACCGGATGGGGACAGGCGGCAATGGCGCGGGCAACACCTTCGTCGTTAAAAGCCCACAACTCTTCGGCGGAACCACCACCCCGCCCGATAATGACCAGATCCAAATCAGTTAAACGCCCGGCTGTTTGCAAGGCCGCCACCAAACTGGCCGGAGCCGTATCACCTTGCACC of Capillibacterium thermochitinicola contains these proteins:
- a CDS encoding polyprenyl synthetase family protein, encoding MNLPELQFYKERIEEALDSYLPSASCTPEIIHEAMRYSVCGGGKRLRGALVLIACEVAGGRWQDAMPAACALEMIHAYSLIHDDLPCMDDDELRRGKPTNHRVFGEAIALLAGDALLTQGIATMLNYIPAGLEQAYHRALQELVAASCTQGMIGGQVLDLAAEGKKLTLEELNQIYRWKTGALIRAALRMGALIGKGEPWVLEALTLYGEALGLAFQITDDLLDLEADPQLLGKMVGSDLRKQKATYPGLVGIDEAHRLAAEEINRACAALAPLAENGKVLIELAEAVLKRNY
- the xseB gene encoding exodeoxyribonuclease VII small subunit: MGEKITEKTFEEALARLEFIIDELEKGELNLDESLKLFEEGIALARHCNAKLDEAQGKVELLLGIEDGMAKTAPFQPEEESV
- the xseA gene encoding exodeoxyribonuclease VII large subunit; translated protein: MAALPEIFSVSQVTQYIKRLLENDVALQQVWVCGEISNFTLHSSGHMYFTLKDDASRLRAVMFKRENQWLKFRPYDGLEVIVCGRIGVYPKSGEYQLYVEMMEAAGMGSLYLAFEQLKERLAQEGLFAPERKKPIPRLPRKIGVITSPTGAAVRDIIKILHRRHARVDILVIPAQVQGDTAPASLVAALQTAGRLTDLDLVIIGRGGGSAEELWAFNDEGVARAIAACPHPVISAVGHETDFTIADLVADLRAPTPSGAAELSVPEVNELRNRIKLCTDNLYALFSRLCARKRAQLERLAFHPVLRHPDRMIVARRQQVDEGKEELVRRMRVVLEERRKELRRKMEQLEMVSPLAVLNRGYSICFRETDGRLVREAAEVARGEQLRITFRRGQIRTKVEEVEEDVTTWAKK